The Alphaproteobacteria bacterium genome has a segment encoding these proteins:
- a CDS encoding cyclase family protein gives MKSASLLASAAAAAFGLGLFVAGPLAAAGTFVVDLTHPIGTFSPKDGNIGKPDLTKPLKGSIQVPTFGAQAVYEALPDFKTNRGYFGMGRFLLYEHHGTHIDAPVHFNNTDKTLESKNPDKRTLEELGVDDLTGPVVFIDISSRVQAELDKNGGKPGKSSVTDFGNNTSNVVTAADIAGVEAQIRSGIWLVVNAGWSRFFKGTSLQDSPYINGWNFPGMSQAACDKLIEIEDRKGVRINGIAMDNIGIDSGENSRGPKGDLVTDSWHCHMRGLQRGWKFLENGANLGQLAEAKPGSCMLFVGAPKLVGGTGGPSRAMALCER, from the coding sequence ATGAAATCGGCATCGCTTCTGGCATCCGCGGCCGCCGCCGCGTTCGGCCTCGGTCTCTTCGTCGCCGGGCCGCTGGCCGCCGCCGGCACCTTCGTCGTCGACCTGACCCATCCCATCGGCACGTTTTCACCCAAGGACGGCAACATCGGCAAGCCCGATCTGACGAAACCGCTCAAGGGCTCGATCCAGGTGCCGACCTTCGGCGCCCAGGCCGTCTACGAGGCGCTGCCCGACTTCAAGACCAACCGGGGCTACTTCGGCATGGGCCGTTTCCTCCTGTACGAGCACCACGGCACCCATATCGACGCGCCGGTGCACTTCAACAATACCGACAAGACCTTGGAGTCGAAAAATCCCGACAAGCGGACGCTCGAGGAACTCGGGGTCGACGATTTGACCGGTCCGGTGGTGTTCATCGACATCAGCTCGCGGGTGCAGGCCGAGCTCGACAAGAACGGCGGCAAACCGGGCAAGTCCAGCGTCACCGATTTCGGCAACAACACCAGCAACGTCGTCACCGCGGCCGACATTGCCGGGGTCGAGGCGCAGATCCGCAGCGGCATCTGGCTCGTCGTCAATGCCGGCTGGTCGCGCTTCTTCAAGGGTACCAGCCTGCAGGATTCGCCCTACATCAACGGCTGGAACTTCCCCGGCATGAGCCAAGCGGCCTGCGACAAGCTGATCGAGATCGAGGATCGCAAGGGCGTGCGCATCAACGGCATCGCCATGGACAACATCGGCATCGATTCGGGCGAAAACAGCCGTGGACCCAAGGGTGATCTGGTTACCGATTCCTGGCACTGCCATATGCGCGGCCTGCAGCGCGGCTGGAAATTCCTTGAGAACGGCGCCAACCTGGGCCAGTTGGCCGAAGCCAAGCCGGGGTCGTGCATGTTGTTCGTCGGCGCCCCCAAGCTGGTTGGCGGCACCGGCGGTCCGTCGCGCGCCATGGCGCTTTGCGAGCGATAA
- a CDS encoding HupE/UreJ family protein — MCWQAGALAHKTNLSRLTVAVAGHRVDVRLIVSAHDLALALGIETDLVAPVPKNAFEARADALGAYLAARLVASADGRDCRRAEAGTEYGRLPDEVIVRLVFRCPAAIARLDLGYLLFFDLDAGHRAIGTIDAGQGRREFLFDAEITNLEIEVAAPQPESALAWLPRAGRIVVLGIEHISTGVDHLLFLVALLLVSARFVDLVKIVTAFTLAHTLTLSLAWFGVIDLPSGLVESLIALSIAYVAAENLFAGATGHRWLLALGFGLVHGLGFYTFLKELDLGGAGAVTTLFAFNLGVEIGQLAFVAAVFPLLILASRRSWYRPAMRAGSALILLVATVWFVQRALI, encoded by the coding sequence TTGTGCTGGCAGGCCGGCGCCTTGGCGCACAAGACCAACCTCAGCCGCCTGACGGTCGCGGTCGCCGGCCATCGGGTCGACGTCCGCCTCATCGTTTCGGCCCACGACCTGGCGCTGGCGTTGGGCATCGAAACCGACCTCGTCGCCCCGGTGCCGAAGAACGCCTTCGAGGCGCGGGCCGACGCCCTGGGGGCCTACTTGGCGGCGCGCCTGGTCGCCAGCGCCGACGGCCGGGACTGCCGCCGCGCGGAAGCGGGCACCGAATATGGCCGCCTGCCCGACGAGGTGATTGTCCGACTGGTCTTCCGCTGCCCCGCCGCCATCGCTCGCCTTGATCTCGGCTATCTCTTGTTCTTCGACCTCGACGCCGGCCACCGGGCCATCGGCACCATCGACGCCGGCCAGGGCCGGCGCGAGTTCCTGTTCGACGCCGAGATCACCAACCTCGAAATCGAGGTGGCGGCGCCCCAGCCCGAATCAGCGCTCGCCTGGCTACCACGGGCCGGGCGCATCGTCGTGCTGGGCATCGAACATATCTCCACCGGCGTCGACCACTTGCTGTTCCTTGTCGCCCTGCTTCTGGTCAGCGCCCGCTTTGTCGATCTGGTCAAGATCGTCACCGCCTTTACCCTGGCCCACACCCTGACCCTGTCGCTGGCCTGGTTCGGCGTCATCGACCTGCCGTCCGGCCTGGTCGAAAGCCTGATCGCCCTGAGCATCGCCTACGTCGCCGCCGAAAACCTGTTCGCCGGCGCCACCGGCCACCGCTGGCTGCTCGCCCTGGGCTTCGGCCTGGTGCATGGGCTGGGTTTTTACACTTTCCTCAAGGAACTCGATCTCGGCGGTGCCGGGGCCGTGACGACGCTGTTTGCCTTCAATCTCGGCGTCGAGATCGGCCAGTTGGCGTTCGTCGCCGCGGTCTTCCCACTGCTGATTTTGGCGAGCCGCCGATCCTGGTACCGGCCGGCGATGCGCGCGGGCTCGGCGCTCATCCTGCTGGTCGCTACCGTCTGGTTCGTCCAGCGCGCGTTGATTTAG